In Desulfobaculum bizertense DSM 18034, a genomic segment contains:
- a CDS encoding glycosyltransferase family 2 protein yields the protein MNSPRLSVVIPVHNNFLLTKACLFSLKKHHPKTSMEVIIVDNASTDETATVLTPLGEGLFPGAFQHIRFPENRNFGPACNEGAQQARGEYLFLLNNDTEVTEGWVDPLEQAIASDDYAAVGPLLLYPGSLCVPRNRVQHLGVASNPRQQVLHAYEFFPVEHPVVARKRKLQCITGAALFMRRQVFSELGMFYPKYKNGFEDVDLCLTLREKHLKCQCVPRSVVYHRQGQTLGRYANDTANAELLSTRFQRYFEPDYHRFLFQDGYELQADAFLDFRAQPHASRMAELRKRMAEQNDLDACRALILEEPLFEPAYRRFIELSENAESAVQCAYLGHRFFGGPWWAVKLFQIGRAIENQMLMQTAQGSLLRYERQGIETMIPIAQKGARDASRSGNNFLSTLYLDWMKRFARR from the coding sequence TTCTCTTAAGAAACATCACCCCAAGACCTCAATGGAAGTTATTATTGTTGATAATGCGTCAACTGATGAAACTGCAACAGTTCTTACACCATTGGGAGAGGGACTATTCCCTGGGGCATTCCAGCACATCCGTTTTCCTGAAAACAGAAATTTTGGCCCTGCCTGTAATGAGGGTGCTCAGCAGGCTCGTGGCGAATATCTCTTTTTGCTCAACAACGATACAGAAGTGACGGAAGGGTGGGTTGACCCTCTTGAGCAGGCCATAGCCTCTGACGACTATGCTGCTGTTGGCCCTCTTCTTCTGTATCCCGGCTCCCTGTGCGTTCCGAGAAATAGAGTGCAACACTTGGGCGTTGCCTCAAATCCACGCCAGCAAGTTCTTCACGCATATGAGTTTTTTCCTGTTGAGCATCCCGTTGTTGCCAGAAAGCGCAAGCTTCAGTGCATCACTGGTGCTGCACTTTTTATGCGCCGTCAGGTCTTTTCTGAGCTGGGCATGTTCTACCCCAAATATAAAAATGGATTCGAGGATGTTGATCTCTGCCTGACTCTGCGAGAAAAGCACCTCAAGTGCCAATGTGTCCCGAGAAGCGTGGTGTACCATCGGCAGGGGCAAACTCTGGGGCGCTATGCAAATGACACTGCAAATGCAGAACTCCTCTCGACGCGATTTCAGCGGTATTTTGAGCCTGACTACCATCGTTTTTTATTTCAGGATGGCTATGAGTTGCAGGCCGATGCGTTTTTGGATTTTCGTGCTCAGCCCCATGCTTCGCGCATGGCGGAATTGAGGAAGAGGATGGCAGAACAGAACGATCTGGACGCCTGTCGTGCGTTGATCCTTGAGGAACCTTTGTTTGAACCTGCATACCGTCGTTTTATTGAGTTGAGCGAGAATGCGGAGAGTGCTGTTCAGTGCGCCTATCTGGGGCACAGATTTTTTGGCGGTCCGTGGTGGGCAGTAAAGTTGTTTCAGATTGGACGAGCGATCGAAAACCAGATGCTTATGCAAACAGCGCAAGGTTCGCTTTTGCGTTATGAGAGGCAGGGAATAGAGACCATGATACCGATTGCGCAAAAGGGCGCGAGAGACGCAAGCAGGAGCGGAAATAATTTTTTGTCTACTCTGTACCTGGACTGGATGAAGCGATTTGCAAGGAGATAA